In Microbulbifer sp. THAF38, the sequence AGAAGGATGATAGTCTTTTTTATTCTAATAATATGATCAGTTTTGCCAACTATGCCGTTACCAAAGCTACCGATAAAATGAAAATTGATAGCATTGCAGATCTTGCTGGTAAGAAGGTGATTACTTGGCAGGGTGGACCCATGGACTTGGGGCCGGAATTTGAAAAAATGTATGGACCCAATGGCACACAGCGCCAGAATCTGATTCAAGCTCCGACGGCTCCCGATCTTGTAGCGCAATTTTGGAAGATGAAAGATGTTGTGGCAGTTGTGGACATGGAGTTATTCAAGAGCTTGAGTAATAAAATGGGGCACAAAATGGATCAGGTTAACCTTTTTCCGATTTTTGCTCCGATGACTGATTTTCGCGTAGGGTTCCGTGACCAGAAAGTACGTGATGACTTTAATCGCGGGCTTGCCAAGCTGTGTAGCAGTGGTCGCTATAATGAACTACTGAAAAAATACGATGTGGTACAGAAAGAAAATATCTGCAAGTAAGCCAATGCGCTAACTTCCTTTCTGTAAAAGTATCAGTAGAAGTCAGCATCAACAGTAGGAGAAAGGGGCCTGGGTTGTTACCTAAGTCCATTTCTTTCTTGAGGAGGCTACTAGCCTGTTCTTAGCTAAGCTGAACGGTCACTAGTAGGCTCAGGCTCAGAAAGTAAAAGGGTAAGGTAAAAAGGTAAGCTAGAAATAAAAAGGGCCTGTAACTTGCGTTACAGGCCCTTTCTGTATGGCGCGCTCGGGAGGATTCGAACCTCCGACCGCCTGGTTCGTAGCCAGGTACTCTATCCAGCTGAGCTACGAGCGCGTTATGGGTGCGAACTATAGTCAGTTGATTTGTTTAAGTCAACTAATTTTTTCAGGAAAACCCTTTAAAAATCCGCAACTTATCAAACTTTCTCGGCCCCCGGTTCGGAGCACAGCAAGTTCGACAGGGCGCGAATTCTGCCCTGCAGGAGGCGACTTTGCAAGCCTTTTTAAAAAATAGCTGCTCCTGGCCTTGAGGTGAGATTGAACGGCGCTGTAAAAGCGCCTGTTCCGCTGGTAGGTCTAATGCCCATGAGTCATTACGCACAGTAGTTCAGCACAGTTGGCGGAGAACTATACTGTTTGTTCCAGTACAAAGTGCCTGCCTTACAGCACGTGGAGGGCAGCTTATCCCAAGTACAGTGAGATTCTATGGCAATTGGGGATGACGAAGAAAAGGGGAAGAAGCCGTCTCCGGAGGAGCCTGGCTCCCCACTGACAGGCCAGTCCCAGCAAAGCCCGTTGGGCTGGTTGCAATATGTTGTTCTTCTCTTCCTGGTTATCCTCACTCTTCAGTACTGCTCGAGCGGGCAGTTTGGGGCAGAAAGAAAGGTCTTGGCTTACAGTGACTTTAAAGAGGCTCTCAGCAGGGGAGAAATAGCCAGTGTCCTCTTTGAAGGGCAGCGTATTACCGGAGTTTTTAAGCGGCCCACAAATTCCCAGCCCGAGAGGAAGAACGGTGTAAAGGAAAAGACCGATAAACCAGAAGAAAAGCGCTTTGCCACCACTTTGCCCCCGGTCCAAGATCCCGAGTTACTTCCTCTACTGGAAAAACAGAGCGTAACTATCCAGGCAGAATCGTCACAGGGGGGATTTTGGCAGAGGATGGCGATACTGCTGTTGCCATGGGTTCTGATAATAGCGCTGCTGGTCTGGTTGGGTCGACGAATGCAGGCCCGCATGGGTGCAATGACTCCCGGCAGCCCTTTCAGTTTTGCCCGATCACCGGCTAAACGCTACGAACGCAGTGAATCCCAAGTAACTTTTGATGATGTGGCCGGTCTTGCCAATGCCAAGAGGGATCTACAGGAGATTGCCGGCTATCTAAAAGATCCTGATCACTACCGCAAACTTGGGGCAAAGATCCCTCGTGGGATTCTGTTAATGGGGCCGCCGGGTACAGGCAAAACACTGATGGCCAAGGCCTTAGCGGGAGAGAGTGATGCGCCTTTTTTCAGTATCAGCGGCTCAGAGTTTATCGAGATGTTTGTTGGCGTTGGGGCATCTCGGGTGCGAGATATGTTTGCCGAAGCTAAGAAAGAAGCCCCTGCGATCATTTTTATCGATGAGATCGACTCGGTGGGACGAGCGCGTGGTACTGGTCTGGGCGGGGGCCACGACGAACGTGAACAGACCCTCAACCAGATCCTTGGGGAAATGGACGGTTTTGATCCCCAGGAGGCGGTGGTAGTGATTGCCGCAACCAACCGCCCGGACGTGTTGGATGCGGCACTGCTTCGTCCTGGACGCTTCGATCGCAAGATCACTCTGGATTTACCGGATAAGCCCGCTCGCCAAGAAATCCTGCGAATTCACTCAAAAAATGTCCCGCTACACGGAGAAGTTGATCTGGAGCATCTCGCCGCCCTGACCGCGGGCTTCGCGGGTGCGGACCTGGAAAACCTGATTAATGAGGCTGCTTTACTGGCGGGTAGGCAAAACAAGGAGGCCGTGGATATGGATTGTCTGCTACAGGCCAGGGACAAGGTCGTACTCGGCGGAGAACGGGAAGTCATAATGGGGGAGGATGATCGAAAAACGGTTGCCTATCATGAGGCTGGTCACGCCCTCACGGCGGTGTTGCTACCCCATGCTGACCCATTGGAAAAGGCCACCATTATTCCCAGAGGACACAGCCTTGGGGCAACAGAACAAATTCCAACTGAAAATCACCACAACATGAAGGTGAGTTACCTGCGTGATCGTATCGGTGTGATGCTCGGTGGCAGGGTGGCCGAACAGGTGGTATTTGATGAAGTCAGCAGCGGGGCAGAATCTGATCTGAAGCAGGCCACCCGATTGGCCCAACATATGGTGACGCATTGGGGGATGAGCCGGAAACTGGGGCCGGTGGCCTTTCGACGCGGAGAGGAGCATATCTTTCTAGGTAAGGAAATGGCACAGCAGAAAGATTTCAGTGAACATACCTCTGAAATTATTGATGATGAGGTGATCGCTCTGGTCAGTGAGATCGAGAAGGAAGTTCAGAATCTTTTGCAGAGTCATCGCAAGAAGCTCGATGCTTTAGCTGAAGCATTGCTGGAGAAGGAGACTCTGGACGCGGTAGAAATCCATAAAGTGATCGCCCTGGAGGATAAAGGATAACCTCAATCTGTAAGCCATGAACTTAAGGCAGCTTGGGTATTTGGGAATATCGTAGGATAGACTTGTGATTGTCGAGCCGATAATAATTTACCGATCAACTTTATCGTCATCGTCCGATAACTCGTGACCTGCTAACCAATCACTATTACCTTGTTTATTTTGGCAGTTAAGCAGTTGGACTTGGTGGTCAACTCCAGGTTTTCGCAAATGTAAGAAATTTGTAATTGGCGTCTTAATAAAATATTCATAAGTACCATTTACTGGTGGTTTTACTTGAGTAATTTTACTGACTGCTAGGTCTTTCCTCGTGTCTAATTTATTTAGGTATGAAGACGCTTTTATGTTTGGCTGTATTTTGTCTTTGTATCTCGAGGTGAGGGGCTGATGCCTCTTTTCCCTCGCTGATTGCGACAAGCACTCATTTCAATCCCCTCTTTTTTTAAAGGATTTTCCAGTGTAGGGGAATTATAAATCCGCACTTAAATAGTGCATATTCAGCTTTATTTTTTCATCATTTTTTAGCTTTCGCTTTTTTAACGAACTTTCCAGACAAATTGAGTTATTTTTATGGTTATCCACGATAAATTGACTTCCACCGGGAGTGGCTAGCCTGTAATCTGTTTGCGTCACAGAAAACATGCGAATTCTGTGTCTCTTTATCAGCGCGGTCTTGGATCGGAATCTCGCAAAGTCGGAATCTCCACAGAGAGAGTAGAGCGGCGGGATAAGGCAGTACCGATTGCGATAAGTCCGTTGTTGTAGATAAAAACAATAAAACAATGGAGAGAAAACATGGGAAGTCCGTCAAAACTTAAGCAGCACTCCGCTCTGCTTTCCGCCTGTTCAGTAGCGACTCTTTGGTTGGCCAGTGGTGCTACCCCTAGCTTTGCTGCTGAGGGTTCGGTTGGTACCCTTATGGAAGAGGTACAGGTCACCGCCCGTAAACGTGCCGATGCCGAAATTCTACAGGAGGTGCCCGTAGCGGCTACCGCCTATTCCGGTGATCAGCTAGAGGCCCTGCACACCAAGGATCTGCAAAGCCTTTCCTTCAAAATGCCCAACGTCCAGTTAGAAGATGTGGGCACTGTTAAAAACACCGCTAACTTTACCGTGCGAGGTCTGGGGATCAATAGCTCTATTCCCTCTATTGATCCTACAGTCGGTGTGTTTGTGGATGGTATGTATCTGGGTGTGAATGCCGGTGTGGTGACAGACCTGTTCGACCTGGAGGGGATTGAGGTCTTGCGGGGCCCGCAGGGGCTACTGTTTGGTCGCAACGTTACCGGTGGCGCAGTGGTTATAAAGACCGCCCGCCCCACAAATGAATTTTCCTCGCGTTTTAAACTATCCACGACTGACAATCTCGATACTGTTGCAGCTGGCACCATTAACGGCGCTATTTCCGATACCGTCAATGGCCGCTTAACGGTGTATTACAACGATGACAGGGGCTGGTTCGAAAATGTGTATACAGGTAACGATAATGCCGGTGCCTCCGATAGCTGGTTTATTCGCCCGAGTTTTAGTGTTCAGCTGAGTGACACGGCTGAGCTACTGGTGCGCATGGAGCACGGCCGGATGGATTCCGATGGTGTGGTAGCGCAAAACCGTGGTTATGAATCGACCTATGTCCAGACTAGGGAAGGTATGCAGTTTGCTCCAAGTGCCCCTCTCATTGCTGCGTCAGTTGGCATCGATGATTGGGATAACGGCAGGGACTCTTTTGAGGTGGCCCAAAATGAGGAAGGTTACCAGAAAGATGAGTGGAGCCAGGTTATAACCGAGTTCAACAAGGATGTCGCCTTTGGTGATGGCACCATCACCAATATTCTCGCCTGGAGGGAATATGAGGCAAAAGGCCTAGGAGATATCGACTCCCTACCGGTCACGCTTTTCCATGCGGATTCCAGTGTGGACCAGAGCCAGCTTAGTAATGAGCTTCGCTATGCTGGTCGCTTTGGCCGCACCGCCCTGACCACTGGTGTTTACTGGTTTAGCCAGGATGTCACCTATTTGGAAAATCGTCTTTTACGATTCGGGGCAATTGACTGGACGGGAGGTGGTGAGCAGGATCACCGCACTTATGGCGTGTTTGCCCAGGCGGATATCGACCTAAATGAAGCCTGGGTTTTGACCCTGGGTGGGCGCTATTCCAGTGAGAAAAAAGATGCCAAGATCGCCTCTATTCCCCTGAATACCTGTACTCTTAGTGGATGTTCCTCCTATGACGAAAACGGTATAGATAGTCAGAGTTGGAGTGCTTTCACACCTAAGGTGGGCCTGCAGTGGACGGTCTCCGATGATACCCAGCTGTATACTTTCTGGACTAAGGGCTTCCGAAGTGGTGGCTATAACTTCCGCAATGCTGGTATCAACCCTCTAACTGGAATGCCTTATGCACCGAAGGCTACCGATCAGGAGGAGCAGAGCAGCTTCGAAATCGGTGCCAAAGTGGATTGGCTGGATGGACGTCTACGCACCAATATGGCGGTGTTCCACAATACCATTGATGATATGCAGCGCGAGGAAAACCTTCCTGATGCAGTAACTGGGGTTGCGCAGATAATTCGTAACACTGCCGATGCCACCATTCGCGGGGCTGAGTTGGAGGCGATGGCGGCGTTGAGTGAAAACCTGCTGTTTACTTTCAATGTTGGTTATGTCGATGGTGACTACGACAAGGTACTAGGCGACCTGAATGGCGACGGCCTTGTAGATGGTACCGATCTCGGTCTTGAGATTCCTCGTCTGGCCCCCTGGACCTACGGTGTGGGCTTTATTCACGATTTGCAGTTGGGTGCCTATGGCACTCTGACTTCCCGTGTGAATTTTAATCATCGGGATGAAGCCCCTTACACCGATGATAACCGCGGCATGTTGTCAGAAGTGGATATGGTGGATTTCAGTATCGGCTATACACCGGATAATGGCAGCTATACCGTTTCACTATTCGGTAAGAATATGCTGGATGAGATGGCGGAGGGTAACAATACCCAGTTACCTGCTGTTATGGGAGGGGTTGGCGCAAGCTTTACGCCACTTAACAAGGGACGTGTTATGGGGGTGGAGTTCCTTTACGAGCTTTAACAGCGCGGCATACCCTCTTCATTAACTGGGGCCTTGCTCAAAGTTAATGGACTTTATGTGGCTGGGGCCACTTGCACACTGGATCGGCGAGTGAATTGTGCGAGTGTCCCCGGCCATAATCGTTTTTACCTACCTGTAATTTCCCCTCATTAGCGGTACAGTAGTGCCCAGTATCCCTCTGATGGTATTTAGAGTTTGTCGCCATCGCTTAACCGGGTCGTGAAGAATTTAAAGGAGTGAATCATGCGCGCTATAGATCTGCCGGAATATGGCGGCCCCGAAGTCATGCGGCTGGCGAACCTGCCCAAGCCTGGACCAGCTCCTGGGGAAGTGTTGATTGAAGTAGCCGCTGCGGGGGTCAATCGCCCCGATATTGTTCAGCGCAAGGGCCATTACCCACCGCCTCCGGGCGCCTCGCCGATTCTTGGGCTTGAAGTGTCCGGGCGGGTGGCTGCGGTGGGGGATGGTGTTGAGCGCTGGAAAGTTGGCGATAAGATCTGCGCACTGGCTAATGGCGGTGGCTATGCGGAATTTGTCGCCGTACCCGAGGGGCAATGTCTACCAATACCCGGCTCTATATCCATGGTAGAGGCTGCGACTTTACCGGAGACTTTCTTTACAGTTTGGGCCAATGTGTTCGACCGGGCTAGGCTAAAAAGCGGTGAAATTTTTTTGGTGCATGGTGGCAGCTCGGGTATTGGCACTACCGCTATTCAGTTGGCACACCAGTTGGGTGCTAGGGTTTTTGCCACCGCCGGCTCCGCAGAAAAGTGCGCAGCCTGTGAGCAACTCGGCGCTGAGCGGGCGATTAATTATCGGGAAGAGGATTTTGTGCAGGTAGTACAGGAAGCTACCTCTGGCCACGGAGCGGATGTCATTCTGGATATGGTGGGCGGCAGTTATATCGAACGGAATATTCAGGTAGCGGCTAATGACGGGCGCATAGTGAATATTGCCTACCTGCAGGGAGCTAGCGTCGAGGTGAATATGTTGCCGGTTATGTTGAAGCGACTTTCCCTAACCGGATCGACACTGCGGCCGAGATCTACACGAGTCAAGGCCAATATTGCCCACGCCCTGGAGTCCCAGGTTTGGCCATTTATTGCAGCTGGTAAAATTCATCCGCAGATTGCTGCGCGCTTTCCCTTGGAAGAGGTTGCCGAAGCACATCGGCTTTTAGAATCCGGCAAGATCGTTGGGAAAATTGTGCTGACCCTGTGACCTTTAGCGAATGTAGGTAGTTGGCTAAGGTGCGGAGTAGTTGGGTATCTGCTGGATAACCCCTTCTGGAGTATTGTGTGGAGAGCAGTAATTCTCGCCCGATGATTTGCGCAAAGGCACTGCTGCAGTGGGATCGTCACTCATCATTTCCACATAGGCCTTATAGAGATTGCTGATATTACGCACATACTGCACAGGCTCTGAGCCTCGCACATAGCCGTAACGCGCTCGCTTGAAATACTGGGGTTGAGCCAGTTTCAACATGGCTACCTCAACATTGTCGAACCAGACGTTAGGGTCCAGGCCTAATTGTTTGGCGAGGCGCTGCGCATCGAGAAGGTGGCCGTAACCGGCATTGTAAGAGGCGAGGGTGAACCAAAGCCTGTTTACCGTAGGCAGGGAGGGATTAAATCTGTCCCGCACCCAATCCATATATTTTACTCCGGCTTTAATACCGCGTTCCGGTTCAAATAGGGGCGGTGGGAAGCCCATTTCCTCTGCGGTTGCCGGCATTACCTGCATCAAGCCCTGGGCACCTACCGGAGAGACGGCTTTGGGATTAAAGTTACTTTCCTGCCACATCTGCGCAACGATCATGCGCCAGTCAAAGTCATATTTAAAAGCGGATTCTTTTACCAAATTATCGTAGGGCGAGAGGTTTTCGCCTGGGATCACCCGGCTGCTCACCCTCTGCATAAAGCGTTTATTGGGCTCAAAGTAGGCCGCATAATCTTTCTTGTATTGTGCTGTTTTTCGGTAGCTTTCTATAAATTTATTCAGGTTTTTCAGCAGGTGCCAGTTCTGGCGTAGAACCAGCCAACCTTGAGGCTGGGGGTCACCAAGTAAAGTTCCCAGCACCAAGTTGGGCTGCACGGAGGATTCTATTTTTGCCCGACCCGAACTGGAGATAGTTGCATCGATCAATCCATCCGCTATGAGTGAGAAAATTTGTGACTGGGACATATCCGGTGGTGCCACCTGAATTTCCACATTAATACCAGCATCGCGCAATGTTTTTGCAGTATCGATAAATGAAGAGTAAGCGCGCAAAGTGAGTTTTCGACCGCTCAGATCCTGAATTTTCTCAATTGGAGGTTTATCCTTGCTGCTTACTATCTGGTCTGCTGATTCCACATAGGGCTTGGTAAATACCATCCCCTTATCTTCATAGGAAGTAGTGATATTGAGTTCCGCCCCGGCAAAGTCGCCCCGACCAGCTCTGAGCCAGTCCGCCAAGTCTTCTTCATAGGGTACTACGATAATTTGCAACTGAAGTTTGTGTTTGTCGGCGAAGGCTTTTGCCAAGTCATAGTCAAACCCCATTAGCAGAC encodes:
- a CDS encoding ABC transporter substrate-binding protein, translated to MLIRSLIAFLVLMFGVIVPVVAQSGGTPLKVAIAGDAPPYVINKASSGLEVDIVREALPGYVVQFEQMGFAETASALEEGKVQAAVNVMKKDDSLFYSNNMISFANYAVTKATDKMKIDSIADLAGKKVITWQGGPMDLGPEFEKMYGPNGTQRQNLIQAPTAPDLVAQFWKMKDVVAVVDMELFKSLSNKMGHKMDQVNLFPIFAPMTDFRVGFRDQKVRDDFNRGLAKLCSSGRYNELLKKYDVVQKENICK
- the ftsH gene encoding ATP-dependent zinc metalloprotease FtsH, producing the protein MAIGDDEEKGKKPSPEEPGSPLTGQSQQSPLGWLQYVVLLFLVILTLQYCSSGQFGAERKVLAYSDFKEALSRGEIASVLFEGQRITGVFKRPTNSQPERKNGVKEKTDKPEEKRFATTLPPVQDPELLPLLEKQSVTIQAESSQGGFWQRMAILLLPWVLIIALLVWLGRRMQARMGAMTPGSPFSFARSPAKRYERSESQVTFDDVAGLANAKRDLQEIAGYLKDPDHYRKLGAKIPRGILLMGPPGTGKTLMAKALAGESDAPFFSISGSEFIEMFVGVGASRVRDMFAEAKKEAPAIIFIDEIDSVGRARGTGLGGGHDEREQTLNQILGEMDGFDPQEAVVVIAATNRPDVLDAALLRPGRFDRKITLDLPDKPARQEILRIHSKNVPLHGEVDLEHLAALTAGFAGADLENLINEAALLAGRQNKEAVDMDCLLQARDKVVLGGEREVIMGEDDRKTVAYHEAGHALTAVLLPHADPLEKATIIPRGHSLGATEQIPTENHHNMKVSYLRDRIGVMLGGRVAEQVVFDEVSSGAESDLKQATRLAQHMVTHWGMSRKLGPVAFRRGEEHIFLGKEMAQQKDFSEHTSEIIDDEVIALVSEIEKEVQNLLQSHRKKLDALAEALLEKETLDAVEIHKVIALEDKG
- a CDS encoding TonB-dependent receptor, with the protein product MGSPSKLKQHSALLSACSVATLWLASGATPSFAAEGSVGTLMEEVQVTARKRADAEILQEVPVAATAYSGDQLEALHTKDLQSLSFKMPNVQLEDVGTVKNTANFTVRGLGINSSIPSIDPTVGVFVDGMYLGVNAGVVTDLFDLEGIEVLRGPQGLLFGRNVTGGAVVIKTARPTNEFSSRFKLSTTDNLDTVAAGTINGAISDTVNGRLTVYYNDDRGWFENVYTGNDNAGASDSWFIRPSFSVQLSDTAELLVRMEHGRMDSDGVVAQNRGYESTYVQTREGMQFAPSAPLIAASVGIDDWDNGRDSFEVAQNEEGYQKDEWSQVITEFNKDVAFGDGTITNILAWREYEAKGLGDIDSLPVTLFHADSSVDQSQLSNELRYAGRFGRTALTTGVYWFSQDVTYLENRLLRFGAIDWTGGGEQDHRTYGVFAQADIDLNEAWVLTLGGRYSSEKKDAKIASIPLNTCTLSGCSSYDENGIDSQSWSAFTPKVGLQWTVSDDTQLYTFWTKGFRSGGYNFRNAGINPLTGMPYAPKATDQEEQSSFEIGAKVDWLDGRLRTNMAVFHNTIDDMQREENLPDAVTGVAQIIRNTADATIRGAELEAMAALSENLLFTFNVGYVDGDYDKVLGDLNGDGLVDGTDLGLEIPRLAPWTYGVGFIHDLQLGAYGTLTSRVNFNHRDEAPYTDDNRGMLSEVDMVDFSIGYTPDNGSYTVSLFGKNMLDEMAEGNNTQLPAVMGGVGASFTPLNKGRVMGVEFLYEL
- a CDS encoding NAD(P)H-quinone oxidoreductase, coding for MRAIDLPEYGGPEVMRLANLPKPGPAPGEVLIEVAAAGVNRPDIVQRKGHYPPPPGASPILGLEVSGRVAAVGDGVERWKVGDKICALANGGGYAEFVAVPEGQCLPIPGSISMVEAATLPETFFTVWANVFDRARLKSGEIFLVHGGSSGIGTTAIQLAHQLGARVFATAGSAEKCAACEQLGAERAINYREEDFVQVVQEATSGHGADVILDMVGGSYIERNIQVAANDGRIVNIAYLQGASVEVNMLPVMLKRLSLTGSTLRPRSTRVKANIAHALESQVWPFIAAGKIHPQIAARFPLEEVAEAHRLLESGKIVGKIVLTL
- a CDS encoding transporter substrate-binding domain-containing protein, which encodes MRCRYKAISPYCWVLIYLFVLIFALAGCAPKAPESTENGSAIQSTATSESSSKADTQTQGKKGPPVTPAKEQQVNYIETGDLKEIKKHGTIRFVNLTGASENLLPRDGVVSLRNFELGNKLANQLKLEAKWIKAPTPNKAVEMLIAGEADVIAYNLTVTDDRKKIIDFSVPIRHSRQQLVTGASGPDISDPSKLSDVELIVPQGSANMETAKQLIAKYPDANLTVREFIIHGNRDGLVDMLNMKSNRVAILEDFSAEDLRNYRDDLRLGAYVSEVQNIAWGMRKDTRRLNSTVDNFLTRNLVKAQEERITDWKGIKKTGVIRLLTYNGPTTYFLWKGLLMGFDYDLAKAFADKHKLQLQIIVVPYEEDLADWLRAGRGDFAGAELNITTSYEDKGMVFTKPYVESADQIVSSKDKPPIEKIQDLSGRKLTLRAYSSFIDTAKTLRDAGINVEIQVAPPDMSQSQIFSLIADGLIDATISSSGRAKIESSVQPNLVLGTLLGDPQPQGWLVLRQNWHLLKNLNKFIESYRKTAQYKKDYAAYFEPNKRFMQRVSSRVIPGENLSPYDNLVKESAFKYDFDWRMIVAQMWQESNFNPKAVSPVGAQGLMQVMPATAEEMGFPPPLFEPERGIKAGVKYMDWVRDRFNPSLPTVNRLWFTLASYNAGYGHLLDAQRLAKQLGLDPNVWFDNVEVAMLKLAQPQYFKRARYGYVRGSEPVQYVRNISNLYKAYVEMMSDDPTAAVPLRKSSGENYCSPHNTPEGVIQQIPNYSAP